The Amphiprion ocellaris isolate individual 3 ecotype Okinawa chromosome 12, ASM2253959v1, whole genome shotgun sequence region TAAATCATTTCCTTAGAAAgtcaaaataagataaatttgacttgtcattttactttttttcagaTATTCTATAGCAGGGATGTCCACCATGCGGTCCGctgccaaaagtggtcctccagagggtccaatccggccctcaaagtgtaaaaattccagagaagacattaactgcagattgtaaattagtaaaactatacatttaaaataatttctagactgtgacaagttgttttgatcataaactaaaatactagattgttcattgttcttttgtcgttttgtgtctcatttttgtcatattttgtcttgttgttttttgtttgacttttgtcgtttgtctcatgttttttcatttcctttttgtctcgcttgtttgtttttgctcttaattttgtcgttttgtgtttcctttttgtctcgctcctgttttttgtcttatttttgtcattttgtgttttgctttattcgttgttttgtgtgtcgcttttgtcattttttgtcttaaagttaaagttagttaaagttagtttatttatatagcacatttcaacaacgaggcgattcaaagtgcttcacaaggacattaaaacagcagatgaaaacacaattataaaaagaaagaaaacacatttataaaatcattaaaaaggtcattaaaatttaaggatgcagaagagtaaaagaatcaaaaacagaagttgggaagcaaggacattttaaaagttacactgcagagtttgtcataaaataagatttaaaataactgttagaaGAACTTAgtcaaaagcagctgagaaCAGGTAGGTCTTCAGACTGGACTTAAATGTGCTGAGAGTTTCAGCTGATCTACAGTTTTCTGGGAGTTTGTTCCAAATATACGGAGCATAGAAGCTGAATGCAGCTTCTCTatgtttggttttcactctGGGAACTAATAAAAGACCTGATCCAGATGACCTGAGTGGTCTGGTTGGTATATATTGAGTCAGGAGGTCTCTGATGTATTTTGGTCCTAAACCATTTAAAGCTTTGTAGACCAgcagcaggactttaaaatctACCCTCTGGgtgacaggaagccagtgtaaagacttcagaactggagtgatgtgatctACTTTCTTGGTCTTAGTGAGGACTcgagcagcagagttttgaattagCTGCAgttgtttgagtgtttttttttaggtaaacctgtcttgtgtcatttgtctaatttttttgttgctttatacCTTTGccgtcaaatttttttgtcccttttttttgttttgtgtcctttgtctcattttgtgacaaaaagcaaccaaaacaagagaaaatattacaaaaatgagacacaaaatgacaaaagaacaatctagtatttcactttatgatcagacaacttgtcatggtctagaaattattttaaatttatagttttactaatgcagttaatgtcttctctggaattctCTTTATGCAGACGTTTGTATTCAAGCTCACATCCAAGTGACAGAACCAACTATAATCAActtctttattcatttaattccCCCAAAAATCAGTCTTTTTGTCCTATTTTCTTCTGTAATTGATGCATTAATAGACGTCAACAGGCAGAGTAACTACATTAAACTGGTCTGAGATaaaggtgaaaatgaaaatctttcAAATATAACGagtagttgtcaactattaaagtAACTAATTTGAGTcgtagttttgagtcatttttaaagggaaaaaagtcAAGAATCTCTGATTACGGCTTCTtaagtttgaatattttatcatttatttacacCTCTATGAGAGTcagctgaatatctttggggttttggacaaaacacaacatttgaGGACCACTTTTtgagctttgggaaacactgacttttttttttttttttttttttttttaagcattttctgccatttcaaaaacaaacaactaatcaggaaaatgatcaaaagatttatcaaaaataaaaggaCTCCAGTGAGTGATAAATGTCACTCAGCATTATTTTAAACCATTAGCAACAGttaaatttaatgtattttgtgttaaaatgcaTGGTGTTGTGtatattcagtgtttttgtgttttttaccgCTCTATTCTGACCGTcacatttgtcttattttttgtcgttttctcatttttatagtattttttgcctttttttgtctggctttgtcattttgtgtttcctttttttcttgcttgtgtttttttgtcttatttgtgtcatttttctttattcgttgttttgtctagcatttttgtcatttttttgtgtcattttgtatctttttttgttgctttgtaattttgctgttcaatttttgtcctgttttgttttgtgtcgtttgtcaaattttttatcattttgtgtcttgtttttgtaacattttgtcttgttttggctgttttttgtcttttttgtctgacttttgtcattttgtttctcatttttgtcgttaaATTGCCTAAAATGCATTGTGTTGTGTATATTCagtgttcttgttgtgttttttactgCTGTATTCTCATCAGGTTTGCTGGAATGGGTAACCTGCTAAAAGTCCTAACAAGGGAAATAGAGAACTATCCACACTTTTTCCTGGACTTTGAAAGTAAGTGTGGCTGGAGCAGAgcctggatggatggagaagGAGTTGTGGGGAGGGAAGGAGGTGTAGCCGGCGGGTTTCTGCTCCCGATGACGAAGCCGTGAAGGAGCTCtattctcttttctcttcttcctcatccCGTTTCTTCTGCTCTGTCCGCTCCGATCTCCCATCTCCGTTTGAATAACTGTTTTTGATGACTTCCTAACATCACACTGCTCttcttcctttctctttctcatCTTCTCTCTTGCAGAAACCAAATGGGGAATCTGTTAAAAGTGCTCACTTGCACAGAGCTTGAACAGGGGCCAAACTTTTTCCTTGACTTTGAAAGTGAGCACAGCTTCTGCCTGTTCTTCTGCTAGACCTTCCCTCCTCGTCCCTaaaccagaggtgtcaaacatgttttagttcaggttctacattcagtccagtctaaTCTTCAGTGGACCGGACTGGTAAAACCACAGCaaaataacctagaaataaccacaactcccaatggttcctttgttttagtgtaaaaaaaggaaaaaaaaaatcacatttaaggaattatttttttttacaaaacattatgaacaacctgaaatttctgaaggaaaataaatttaatttcatcaacattcagcctcagtttatcatttccacattacaacttccagatcacagagtgtctacaaaggaacacaacatttagtcaaccggaactgaacaatctggtattttacttgatgatcaaaatgacaaaagtcagacaaaaaaatacaaaaaacaagacaaaatattagaaaaatgagacacaaagcgacaaaaaattagacaaacaacacaagataaaacaaaaaggagacaaaaaattactcaaatgttacaaagtgacaaaaagtggacacaaactaaacaaaaaatgacaaaagtgagaaacaaaatggcaacacaagcaagataaaaaaaacataaaatgacaaaaacaacgaataaagcaaaacacaaaatgacgaaaataagacaaaaaacacaagcgagacaaaaaggaaacacaaagcgacaaaaacaggaaacaaaacgacaaaagtcagacaaaaacaagacaaaatatgacaaaaatgagacacaacacgacaaaagaacaatgagcaatctagtattttgctGTCTgatcaaacaacttgtcatggtctagaaatgattttaaatttatagttttactaatttacaatctgcagttaatgtcttctctggaatttttacactttgagggccggattggaccctctggagggctgcttttggcccacgggcctcatgttggacacccctggtctaaagcGTCCAACCTTTAACCTCTCTGTAGCTCTGACTGATCCGGGGTCAGCCCTTTCAGCTGCTGAGTTTCTAatgattgattttaaaatgtgatttcagCTGAATAATGGATCTGACCCCTGACCTCCTGTCTGCTTTCACTAACGTCTGTTTGTTCACCGATGATCAATAATCTGCTTAGTAACCCTCTACTGATCCACTCCCTGCATTAAATAatgtttggtttcatttgttCTATAGTttatatttaaccctctgaaccacgaGCAgcttctgtgcttttttttgtttgtcgtatttttactgcaaaataaaatcctgcacctccatagaaacagcacaaccaggactaaaaatctgttaaaccaaaatccagcaaaatttgctggattttggttgatttttatatgaatgttcttaaaaaatatcttagaagttttactgatatatatggaatcacttcagatatttttaggattttttttggaagatttttactcatttttgaaaatatttacaagaattttcttgccaaatttttttttttttttttttaaataaagcttttaagggaaactttgaaggaattattggaattttcttcctgaaggttttgcaaattttcagaaatttggggaatgtttttgcagaatttttggattttttttcagataaggaaacaatattttttggtgcctgtaaaggaagacaacaggagggttaaaataaaaacactcatATTTCACAGATGCATCACAAGTAGATTTTCTCTCAACAAAGCCGATAAATCTGCTTCAGCTTTTTTCTGAAACCTCCTGCAGAATAAAAACACGACCCGCCTCCACAGCGGCGTTTCAGCTGCTCTCACAATGCAGCTGACCTCAGGCTCTGTTTATTCAGCACAGAGGAAATGATGGGAGTGGAAGGTTTTTGAACTTCAAAACAGACCCCAGACAGAGTTTTAATGTCAGCGAGGTTCTATATTTagagctgctgcttctctgGGTTCATAATCTCCAAGTTTAAAGCAGACACCTAGCCATTATGTGTGGCGTTAAAGAGCTAACAGATGTTATTACAGTGTTTTCCAGCGACTGCACTCAACCCAGCTGAGgtatttttagattatttagAGAGACGTAGGTTCTGTAGAACATTGCTgataattaaaacacattaaagacacatTTCTGTGCATTTGGGCTAAAAACATGCAGGAAGCAGAAAGTCAGCGAGCCTGCAGGTAGTTTGCAGTAGAATCctgttcatttcagttttaaaacGCATGTTCGTTTTTGCACCTGCTGAGGCTCAATGTTCATCCAACGGCTTCCTACTGCATGCTTTGGATGCCACAGAGTGTTTCACAGCCGCAGAATATCTGATTTACACCATGTGTATCTGTATAGTCAAATGTGAAAACAGCTCTGCCAAGTcagatattttaatgttttattaacaAGTATTCCTTGTTTGCTCAAGGCAGCATGCAGTAAATGCATCTGGttaatctataactgagggacttttgaagtccatgggatatatctggcaTACATAAAACTTGAAcataaaatgagaagaaaattgtccacaataactcaaatggtcaaaaatggcttgaaaatgatccataattacagaaaatgagtccagaatgacatgaaatttgtcctaaattattctaaaatcctcccaaagacacagaaatgatccaaaatgatgagaaaagatccaagattacataaaacttgttaaaaatgacaagaaaattgtccaaaatgacttaaaaaaatgtccaaaatgactcaaaaattgtcctaaatggcttgaaaatgatccataattacagaaaattagaccagaatgatccaaaatgacgatAAAAGATCCAAGTTGATGAGAAACAATTAAAATTCTACAGGTGATCATGAGTCATTCTGTCTACAATAATGTTCAATTCTACATTTACCATGTTtgcatttcaaattaaaagcatcAGAATGGAtgctggaggcagcagatgtTGGTGTTTGACTGTAGGACTCTCATGGTGATTCTCTGTTGGCTTTCAGCTTCGACCCCTCACAGCTCAGTGTGCTGAATGTTTTGCTcttctttattattataaaagaTGGATTTTAAAAcccaaataaactaaaaaaaaaaaagtactttatagcaacaaaaacattcagcacACATTCCTCTGTTCTCCCAGTGAGTGCTGTGattattaaaaatgtcaatTGAAGCCATTTCACATCCAAAGGAATAAAATGTGTGACTGTGtactaaaaaagaaagttaaagtTAAATCTGCTCCACTGAAGTCTGATTACAGTCACTTGAAGATTGGGACTTGATGTGAAAAAGCAAGAATGAATATCtttgtaatgtttgttttggactagctctggtgtgtgtgtgtttgtatgcaaatgtgtgtgtgtgcactaaCATCTGTCCATGGGTTTGCTGCCGTCAGATGCTCAGCCGACAGAAGGCGAGCGTGAGGTGTGGAACCAGGTGAACTCCGTCCTGCAGGACTCTGAGAGCATCCTGACGGGTCTGCAGGCGTACAAAGGAGCCGGCCAGGAGATCAGAGAtgtaagaaaacacacaaagacacacaaagacacacagagacaccgCACACAGCTAGATCTGTGGATCTGTTTAGCATCCACTTAAAGCAGGGGGGTCCAACATGCGGcacgtgggccaaaagcggccctccagagggtccaatccggccctcaaagtgtaaaaattctagagaagacattaactgcagattgtaaattagtaaaactataaatttaaaatcatttctagaccatgacaagttgtttggatcataaagtaaaatactagattgttcttttgtcgttttctgtctcatttttgtaatattttgtcatgttttttgtcttattttgtctgacttttgtcatttgtctcatgtttttttgccttatttttggtcgttttgtttcgcttatttgttttttgtctagtttttgttactttgtgtctcgtttttgtcatttttgtcttgtttttggtttttttcttgttttttgtctgacttttgtcgttggtcgcattttttttgttgttttgtgtttcttttttgtctcacttgtgtttttgtcttatttttgtcattttgtgttttgctttatttgtcgccttttgtctcacttgtgtcatctgtccattttttgtctctttgtctcgtttttgtaatattttgtcttgtttttgatgtttttgtctggcttttgtcgtgtctcatgtttttgttgttttgtgtttccttcttgtctcgcttttgttttttgtcttatttttgtcattttgtgtttgctttatttcttcttttgtgtatcgtttttgtcgttttgtgttgtttctcacTTGTGGTTGtccattttttgccattttgtttgtcacttttgtcattttttgtctcgtttttgtcgtttgtccattttttataatcattttgtcaaattttttggctgtttttgttttgtttcatgtcgtttgtctcattttttgtcgttttgtttctcacttttgtctcgcttgtgtttgtcttatgtttgtcattttgtgttttgcttttttgttgttttgtgtatcatttttgtctcacttttttcattttttttacttgtttgtgtcatttgtgtaattttcggTCTTGTTTTTgacgtttgtccatttttctgtcgcttttgctcattttttgtccttttatttctcgcttttgttgttttatgtctcatttttgtaatattttgtcttgtttttgttgttttgttttttgtcgttcatctcttgtttttgttttttctcttcgttttgtgtttcctttttgtctcacttctgttttttatcttgtttttgtcattttgtgtcttttttgtctcgcttgtgtcgtgtgtctatttttttgttgctttgtgttttgtttttgtaatactttgtcttgtttttgtttgacttttgtcgtttgtctcatgtttttggcattttgtgtttcctttttgtctcgcttgtgtttttttatcttgtcattttgtatttcgctttgttgttttttgtctcatctttgttgttttgtgtcttttattgtctctcttgttttgtctgtccattttttggtagctttatctcgtttttgtaatattttgtgttgtttttggtgtattttgtctttttttgtctgacttttgttgtcttGATTACACTTTTATGTTTCTCCCTTGTGATCTGTCACCTGACTTTGCTTTGCTTTCTGTTGGAAACATCTGCAAGCATTATACAGAATGTGGCAGTTCTGGGTTTTCATTTCTTTGGAAAAGGTTCTACAGGGGCCATTCTTGTGATTAGAACATGCACAAAGGTTCAAGTTAACCTAATAACCTCCGAATACATAACTCTGatacacaaagatgagtttttaggggctTAATCCATGACCGAAGAGGGACTAGTTGACATATATTTGCTGGTTTTCTgatatgattttctttttctttccaggCAATTCAGAACCCCAATGACTTCATGCTGCAGGAACGAGCCTGGAACTCCGTCTGCCCGTTGGTCATCAAACTAAAGAAGTTCTACAGCTTCTCTCTGAGGCTAGGTGTGGTCAATCTGCCAAACAGCATGTCCGGTGGCGGGAATATTTCCTAACTTTACTTCTGAGCTGCATGGACTCATGAATCGTGGAGTTTTTCAgggtttggtgtgtgtttgtgtacagagGAGGCCCTGCAGTGTTTGTTGGAATGCCTCACCTGTCCGCCCTTAACGCCCACCCAGCACCTGGAGAGAGAGCAGGCATTGGCCAAACAGTTTGCTGAGATCCTCCACTTCACTCTGCGCTTCGATGAGCTGAAGGTCTGCTGGAAAAACTCAGCTTGAACTCCGTCAGACACATGCTGCCTCAGTTTTAGTGTTTCATTCACCATATAAAGTCAGATcgaaccctcctgttgtcctcatttacaggcaccaaaaaatattgtttccttgtctgaaaaaaatccaaaaattcagcaaaaaaattccccaaatttctgaaaatttgcaaaaccttcaggaagacaatttcaataattccttaaaagtttcccttagaagttttatttaaaaaaaaaaaaaaaaaaatcccccaaatttggcaagaaaattcttgtaaatattttcaaaaaatgagtaaaaatcttccaaaaaatcctaaaaatatctaaagtgattccatatatatcagtaaaacttctgatattttctttaagaacattcacataaaaatcaactcaaatccagtgaaattcactggattttggttgatttttatgtgaatgttcttaagaaacatttttaatatttctttttttctaccaaaaaatgttcaaagattccccagaaatgttgaaaatgtggacatcagaagtttcactgtgaaaatattttttcccacattttcaaactttaaaacgggttaatttgacccgcaggacgacacgagggttaatttaTTCATATGTGGTGTGTAAATATCTAGTGCTAGATTTGACAgttgacttgttttttgtttgtttttttgttagatGAGGATTCCTGCCGTCCAGAATGACTTCAGCTACTACAGAAGGACCATCAGTCGAAACCGGATAAACAACATGAATGTCAGTTGtctacagtaacacacactgtgGTGTTTTTATGCCACATCAGAAATAAACCAGACTGATTAGATTTGGTCTTTAAAGCATTGAATTTTACCCGTTCAGTTGACTGGAGCTTCTCAGCTGTTTTTAAAGGAGATGCttgactgtttgtgtgtttgtttctgctccCACAGTTGGACATTGAGAATGAAGTCAACAACGAGATGGCCAACAGGATGTCTCTGTTCTACGCCGAGGCCACGCCCATGCTGAAAACACTCAGCAACGCAACCACAAACTTTGTGACAGAGGTGAGAGCGCCGATTTGGTAATTATTCTGTGGCTTTTATTTTCTAACTCTAggattttctgtcatatttagaCATTTCAGAGAAAGAAAATTTTGTTGCATCGAATTGTCTCCCCATTAACATCACCTGAGCAACAAAATCCCCGTTATAGATGAACGTAGCCAGAACTAGAGTCACATTCAGcaactatttttttgttttggtgagACCATGGTCAAAGTCATCAGATTCTACACCACAATggaaatatccatccatccatccatccatgcatccatccatccatcatccgtccgtccgtccatccatctatctatctatccatccatccatccatcatccgtccatccatccatccatattcttcctcttatccggggtcgggtcgtggaggcagcagatgaagcaggtcattccagacgttcctcctcccagcaacactttccagctcttcctgggggatcctgaggtgttcccaggccagaaaagatatataatccctccagcaggttctgggtctaccccggggtctcctcccaggtggacgtgttcagaaaacctccaaaggaagtctccctggaggatctgaatcagatgtccaaaccacctcagctggttcctttagaggtgaaggatcagcagctctactctgagctccctctggatgtctgagcttctccccttatctctaaggctgagtccagACACCCTActgaggaagctcatttcagctgcttgtatccatgatctcattctttgggtcactacccagagctcatgaccataggtgagggttggaacgtagatggatggtaaactgagatcTTCTCCTTGTggttcagctccctcttcaccacgacggttcggtacaagatcctgagatacttgaactccttcggtTGGGGAAGCAACTCTCCTCCAACTCccaatatttggtattttaatatGATACCGCAGAAATCtgccgttttaattttcaaattgatcatttctgtgaatcgtccaaatccgttgagaaaattttagggggtgtgaggtatgtttttgttactcttgctcccggtttttgagaagcgctcggcgtttctcccgcagtgtaacagacaaagagaaccagtctagctcctgctgcattgtaaaaggccttgcgattggtcgaaattggttagctgccaacgattggaccaatcaaattgcttgatgcattcttttgttacaattcatggcggcatgtttgtgttggaattttgagctattgggatcgttttcggtggaatcatgaCGTTTTTTATCGAAAGATCAAGAGTCATCGGtgctagaaatagataaaagtgtcaaaaacaaattCCGATTGAattggcttgagagaaaagtgACGGTAAAGGGCAAAATGAATCCCTGatagtgtttaaagagtgttctggaaatgtagaaaaaactgacacagctgactccatagaggaaactgtgacattagaagtgactttgtgaccagtgtagaactccactgtaaatagtgttaaaagacctatagaactgtaaaaattgtaggactaaatgcagtgagacaacattgaagaaaaagtaagttaacttttcattaaattaacttattcattacaatctagtcttctgtaattctatgcatgtttttcattctaaatcacctctattttactgaaaacctctcggctTCTCTCGGACCCCCCCCTGAAGATTGTATaccgaacattttcagctgaaatcaaaatttgctgttgccatgcctgaTTACcgctgacgctgcaccaatcctcctgtccatctctggCTCTCTTTTCCCATCACTCCTGAACAAGctcctgagatacttgaactccttctcttggggaagcaactccccccccCAACCCAGAGAGAGCAA contains the following coding sequences:
- the fam49a gene encoding CYFIP-related Rac1 interactor A isoform X2; the encoded protein is MGNLLKVLTREIENYPHFFLDFENAQPTEGEREVWNQVNSVLQDSESILTGLQAYKGAGQEIRDAIQNPNDFMLQERAWNSVCPLVIKLKKFYSFSLRLEEALQCLLECLTCPPLTPTQHLEREQALAKQFAEILHFTLRFDELKMRIPAVQNDFSYYRRTISRNRINNMNLDIENEVNNEMANRMSLFYAEATPMLKTLSNATTNFVTENKTLPLENTTDCLSTMASVCKVMLETPEYSSRFSSDDTLLFCMRVMVGVIILYDHVHPNGAFNKSSKIDMKGCIKVLKDQPADNVEGLLNALKFTTKHLNDESTPKNIRTMLQ
- the fam49a gene encoding CYFIP-related Rac1 interactor A isoform X1; this translates as MGNLLKVLTCTELEQGPNFFLDFENAQPTEGEREVWNQVNSVLQDSESILTGLQAYKGAGQEIRDAIQNPNDFMLQERAWNSVCPLVIKLKKFYSFSLRLEEALQCLLECLTCPPLTPTQHLEREQALAKQFAEILHFTLRFDELKMRIPAVQNDFSYYRRTISRNRINNMNLDIENEVNNEMANRMSLFYAEATPMLKTLSNATTNFVTENKTLPLENTTDCLSTMASVCKVMLETPEYSSRFSSDDTLLFCMRVMVGVIILYDHVHPNGAFNKSSKIDMKGCIKVLKDQPADNVEGLLNALKFTTKHLNDESTPKNIRTMLQ